The Megalobrama amblycephala isolate DHTTF-2021 linkage group LG13, ASM1881202v1, whole genome shotgun sequence genome contains a region encoding:
- the ndufa3 gene encoding NADH dehydrogenase [ubiquinone] 1 alpha subcomplex subunit 3 — protein sequence MAGIGRFLKNAWNKEPVITVSCGLGLLACILPAVSPFTKYTGMMNKAIPFNYPVPVRDDGNMPDVPAHPCDPQGRSLEWLKNL from the exons ttggcaggtttttgaagaatgctTGGAATAAAGAGCCTGTGATCACAGTTTCCTGTGGACTCGGACTCCTGG CTTGCATTCTGCCGGCTGTGAGCCCTTTCACAAAGTACACAGGAATGATGAACAAAGCTATTCCATTTAATTACCCAG tcccGGTTCGAGATGATGGAAACATGCCAGACGTCCCAGCGCACCCGTGTGACCCGCAGGGGAGAAGCCTGGAGTGGCTGAAAAACCTGTGA